In Burkholderia sp. GAS332, one DNA window encodes the following:
- a CDS encoding UDP-N-acetylglucosamine 1-carboxyvinyltransferase, producing the protein MDKLVIEGGYPLSGEVVVSGAKNAALPILCAGLLSAEPVHLDNVPDLQDVRTMLKLLGQMGVRIESGEGRVSLDASKVDNLVAPYEMVKTMRASILVLGPLVARFGHAKVSLPGGCAIGARPVDQHIKGLQAMGAEITIEHGFIEARAKRLKGARIVTDMITVTGTENLLMAAVLAEGETVIENAAREPEVGDLAHLLVSMGAKIEGIGTDRLVIQGVDSLHGAKHTVIPDRIEAGTFLCAVAAAGGDVTLRKVRPLILEAVTEKLREAGVSIEEGDDWMRVRMDKRPSAVSFRTSEYPAFPTDMQAQFMALNTIADGTSQVVETIFENRFMHVQELNRLGASITIDGNAALVAGVEKLSGAKVMATDLRASASLVIAALRAEGETLIDRIYHLDRGYDRMETKLNAIGAKVRRIAGSQA; encoded by the coding sequence TCATTGAAGGTGGCTACCCGCTGTCGGGTGAAGTCGTCGTCTCAGGTGCGAAGAACGCGGCGTTGCCGATCCTGTGCGCGGGTCTGCTCAGCGCGGAGCCGGTGCATCTGGACAACGTGCCCGACCTGCAGGACGTGCGTACGATGCTGAAGCTGCTCGGGCAGATGGGTGTGCGCATCGAGAGCGGTGAGGGGCGCGTGTCGCTGGATGCGTCGAAAGTCGATAACCTCGTCGCACCGTACGAAATGGTGAAGACCATGCGTGCGTCGATCCTCGTGCTCGGGCCGCTGGTCGCGCGCTTTGGTCACGCCAAGGTATCGCTGCCGGGTGGCTGCGCCATCGGCGCGCGTCCGGTGGATCAGCACATCAAGGGTCTGCAGGCCATGGGCGCCGAGATCACGATCGAGCACGGCTTCATCGAAGCGCGTGCGAAGCGTCTGAAGGGCGCGCGCATCGTGACCGACATGATCACCGTGACCGGCACGGAAAACCTGCTGATGGCGGCGGTGCTGGCTGAGGGCGAGACGGTCATCGAGAATGCCGCGCGTGAGCCGGAAGTCGGCGACCTCGCGCATCTGCTGGTCTCGATGGGCGCAAAGATCGAAGGTATCGGCACGGATCGCCTGGTGATCCAGGGCGTCGACTCGCTGCATGGCGCAAAGCACACGGTGATTCCGGATCGTATCGAAGCCGGTACGTTCCTGTGCGCGGTCGCGGCTGCCGGCGGCGATGTCACATTGCGTAAAGTGCGTCCGCTGATCCTTGAAGCCGTCACCGAAAAGCTGCGTGAAGCCGGCGTCTCGATCGAAGAAGGCGACGACTGGATGCGCGTGCGCATGGACAAGCGGCCGAGCGCGGTGAGCTTCCGCACGTCCGAATACCCGGCGTTCCCGACCGACATGCAGGCGCAGTTCATGGCGCTCAACACGATCGCGGACGGCACCTCGCAAGTCGTCGAGACGATCTTCGAGAACCGCTTCATGCACGTGCAGGAATTGAACCGCCTCGGCGCGAGCATCACGATCGACGGCAACGCCGCGCTTGTGGCCGGCGTCGAGAAGCTGTCCGGCGCGAAGGTGATGGCAACCGACCTGCGCGCTTCGGCGAGCCTCGTGATCGCCGCGCTGCGCGCCGAAGGCGAAACGCTGATCGACCGTATCTATCACCTGGATCGGGGTTACGACCGGATGGAGACCAAGCTCAACGCCATCGGCGCCAAGGTGCGCCGCATCGCCGGGAGTCAGGCATGA
- a CDS encoding ATP phosphoribosyltransferase (homohexameric), which yields MSSMPQTSSSPAVGAPLTLALSKGRIFEETLPLLAAAGIEVAEDPETSRKLILPTTDANVRVIIVRATDVPTYVEYGAADFGVAGKDVLLEHGGSGLYQPVDLDIARCRMSVAVAAGFDYANAVRQGARLRVATKYVETAREHFAAKGVHVDLIKLYGSMELAPLVGLADAIVDLVSSGNTLRANNLVEVEEIMQISSRLVVNQAALKLKRAALRPILDAFERASKAGATAA from the coding sequence ATGAGTTCGATGCCGCAAACGTCGTCTTCACCGGCCGTGGGCGCGCCGCTTACGCTGGCTTTGTCGAAAGGGCGTATCTTCGAAGAGACGCTGCCGCTGCTCGCCGCAGCGGGTATTGAAGTCGCCGAAGATCCGGAGACCTCGCGCAAGCTGATTCTGCCCACGACCGACGCGAACGTGCGAGTGATCATCGTGCGCGCCACTGACGTGCCGACCTACGTCGAATACGGCGCAGCCGACTTCGGTGTGGCCGGCAAGGACGTGTTGCTCGAACACGGTGGCAGCGGGCTGTATCAGCCGGTCGATCTGGATATTGCGCGCTGCCGCATGTCGGTCGCGGTGGCCGCCGGCTTCGACTATGCGAATGCGGTGCGTCAAGGCGCACGCCTGCGCGTGGCGACCAAGTATGTGGAAACGGCACGTGAGCATTTTGCCGCCAAGGGTGTGCACGTCGACCTGATCAAGCTGTACGGTTCGATGGAACTGGCGCCGCTGGTCGGCCTCGCCGACGCGATCGTCGACCTGGTGAGTTCGGGCAATACCTTGCGCGCCAACAATCTTGTCGAGGTGGAGGAGATCATGCAGATTTCGTCGCGCCTCGTTGTGAACCAGGCGGCGCTGAAACTCAAGCGCGCCGCGCTGCGGCCGATCCTCGATGCGTTCGAACGCGCATCGAAGGCCGGTGCTACCGCGGCCTGA